From the Thermococcus guaymasensis DSM 11113 genome, one window contains:
- a CDS encoding valine--tRNA ligase: MLPKNYDPNEIEPKWQKFWLDEKIYKYELDEKRPSYAIDTPPPFTSGTLHLGHVLSHTWIDIIARYKRMTGYNVLFPQGFDNHGLPTELKVEKEFGISKDEPEKFLQKCVEWTWQAIEAMRNQFIRIGYSADWDLEYHTMDDWYKAAVQKSLLEFYKKGMLYRDKHPVYWCPRCRTSLAKAEVGYVEEEGFLYYIKLPLADGSGHVPIATTRPELMPACVAVFVHPDDERYKDVVGKKVKLPIFEREVPVIADEDVDPSFGTGAVYNCTYGDEQDVVWQKRYNLPVIIAINEDGTMNENAGPYAGLKTEEARKKIAEDLEKMGLLYKKEKIRHRVLRHTERSSCMAPIELLPKTQWFIKVKDFTDEIVKVAEQINWYPEDMFLRLKDWAESMDWDWVISRQRVFGTPIPFWVCKNGHVVPAKEEDLPVDPRFDKPPVEKCPVCGAELEPVTDVLDCWVDSSITPLIISKWHEAIKGNEEAKRWFEHNFPTALRPQGTDIIRTWAFYTIFRTYILTGEKPWNDVLINGMVAGPDGRKMSKSYGNVVAPDEVIPKYGADALRLWTALAPPGEDHPFKWETVDYNYRFLQKVWNIYRFAERHLSDFDPAKAPEELEPLDRWILSRLHRLIKFATEEMERYRFNLLTRELMTFVWHEVADDYLEMIKYRLYGDDEESKLKAKAALYELLYNIMLLLAPFVPHITEELYQNLFRERVGAKSVHLLDWPKFKPERIDEEAEKLGELAREIVGAMRRYKNSHGLALNANLKHVAIYATDSYDRLKAIEKDIAGTMNIERLEIIRGEPELEERITEIKPNFKTVGPRYGKLVPKITAYLKENAEEVARALKETGKVEFEVNGEKVELGKEDIVLRKAVFSEGEEVETAVVEDAVIVFF; this comes from the coding sequence ATGCTTCCTAAGAACTACGACCCGAACGAAATTGAGCCCAAGTGGCAGAAGTTCTGGCTGGACGAGAAAATCTACAAGTACGAGCTCGACGAGAAGAGGCCGAGCTACGCGATAGACACCCCGCCCCCGTTCACTAGCGGAACCCTCCACCTCGGCCACGTTCTCAGCCACACCTGGATTGACATCATAGCCCGCTACAAGAGGATGACCGGCTACAACGTACTCTTCCCGCAGGGCTTTGACAACCATGGATTACCGACCGAGCTCAAGGTCGAGAAGGAGTTTGGAATAAGCAAGGACGAGCCCGAGAAGTTCCTCCAGAAGTGCGTTGAGTGGACCTGGCAGGCCATCGAGGCCATGCGCAACCAGTTCATAAGGATAGGCTACTCCGCCGACTGGGACCTTGAGTACCACACTATGGACGACTGGTACAAGGCGGCCGTGCAGAAGTCCCTCCTTGAGTTCTACAAGAAGGGCATGCTCTACCGCGACAAGCACCCGGTCTACTGGTGCCCGCGCTGTAGGACTAGTTTGGCCAAGGCAGAGGTCGGCTACGTCGAGGAGGAAGGCTTCCTCTACTACATCAAGCTCCCGCTTGCTGATGGTTCCGGCCACGTCCCGATAGCCACCACGAGGCCAGAGCTGATGCCCGCCTGTGTTGCCGTCTTCGTCCACCCGGACGACGAGCGCTACAAGGACGTGGTCGGCAAGAAGGTGAAGCTCCCGATATTCGAGAGGGAAGTACCGGTTATAGCCGACGAGGACGTTGACCCGAGCTTTGGAACCGGAGCGGTCTACAACTGTACCTACGGTGACGAGCAGGACGTCGTCTGGCAGAAGCGCTACAACCTGCCGGTCATCATAGCCATCAACGAGGACGGTACGATGAACGAGAACGCCGGGCCGTACGCTGGCCTCAAGACCGAGGAGGCGAGAAAGAAGATAGCCGAAGACCTCGAAAAGATGGGTCTCCTCTACAAGAAGGAGAAGATAAGGCATCGCGTCCTCAGGCACACCGAGAGGAGCTCCTGTATGGCGCCCATCGAGCTGCTCCCCAAGACCCAGTGGTTCATCAAGGTGAAGGACTTCACCGACGAGATAGTGAAGGTCGCCGAGCAGATCAACTGGTATCCAGAGGACATGTTCCTCCGCCTCAAGGACTGGGCCGAGAGCATGGACTGGGACTGGGTCATAAGCAGGCAGCGCGTTTTCGGCACGCCGATTCCCTTCTGGGTCTGTAAGAACGGCCACGTGGTTCCGGCAAAGGAGGAAGACCTCCCCGTTGACCCGCGCTTCGACAAGCCGCCCGTGGAGAAGTGCCCGGTCTGCGGTGCCGAGCTTGAGCCGGTAACAGATGTCCTCGACTGCTGGGTTGACTCAAGCATAACCCCGCTGATAATCAGCAAGTGGCACGAGGCGATCAAGGGCAACGAAGAGGCCAAGCGCTGGTTCGAGCACAACTTCCCGACCGCCCTCAGGCCACAGGGAACCGACATCATCAGGACGTGGGCGTTCTACACGATATTCAGGACCTACATACTCACCGGCGAGAAGCCTTGGAATGATGTTCTCATCAACGGAATGGTTGCCGGCCCGGACGGCAGGAAGATGAGCAAGAGCTACGGCAACGTTGTAGCGCCAGACGAGGTCATTCCAAAGTACGGAGCCGACGCCCTGAGGCTCTGGACCGCTTTAGCGCCGCCCGGAGAGGACCACCCGTTCAAGTGGGAGACCGTTGACTACAACTACCGCTTCCTCCAGAAGGTCTGGAACATCTACCGCTTCGCCGAGAGGCACCTGAGCGACTTCGACCCGGCCAAAGCGCCCGAGGAGCTCGAACCGCTCGACCGCTGGATACTCAGCAGGCTCCACAGGCTCATCAAGTTCGCCACCGAGGAGATGGAGCGCTACCGTTTCAACCTGCTCACCAGGGAGCTGATGACCTTCGTCTGGCACGAGGTCGCTGACGACTACCTTGAGATGATCAAGTACCGCCTCTACGGCGACGACGAGGAGAGCAAGCTCAAGGCTAAGGCGGCGCTCTACGAGCTGCTCTACAACATAATGCTCCTGCTCGCTCCATTCGTTCCGCACATCACCGAGGAGCTCTACCAGAACCTCTTCCGCGAGCGCGTTGGAGCGAAGAGCGTGCACCTCCTCGACTGGCCGAAGTTCAAGCCCGAGCGGATTGACGAGGAAGCTGAGAAGCTCGGCGAACTCGCGAGGGAGATAGTCGGTGCAATGAGGCGCTACAAGAACAGCCACGGCTTAGCTCTCAACGCCAATCTCAAGCACGTGGCCATCTACGCCACCGACAGCTACGACAGGCTCAAGGCCATCGAGAAGGACATAGCGGGAACTATGAACATCGAGAGGCTGGAAATAATCAGGGGCGAGCCCGAACTCGAGGAGCGCATCACCGAGATAAAGCCCAACTTCAAGACCGTCGGCCCGCGCTACGGAAAGCTCGTGCCGAAGATCACCGCCTACCTCAAGGAGAACGCCGAGGAAGTCGCCAGAGCCCTCAAGGAGACCGGAAAGGTCGAGTTCGAGGTTAATGGAGAAAAGGTCGAACTCGGCAAGGAGGACATCGTGCTCAGAAAGGCCGTGTTCAGCGAGGGTGAAGAAGTAGAAACGGCAGTCGTCGAGGACGCGGTTATAGTGTTCTTCTGA
- a CDS encoding PEGA domain-containing protein, which translates to MKSKEEFKKIWRRKLQALPLMLLLLGGIIGFGLGVNNEVASASEPASFFWAATYTAEKSEALSLAYSDSGLAFVGWLNGAGVDHSSAWIVKVNEDGSIAWQKAASGNYGLRDIEAAGDGYIAVGWFNGAGVSQNDAWIVKFDKDGNVVWQKAIGGEGDQKAIAVSGDSYGNAFVGSYNGFPWIATIDENGDINWEAVLKGEGNYGFTNVLKDYKYYYAVGWLNGAPLVVKFSPSGSRAYWQNVVDVNGKAVAITPATNGTITAVITEEGTLLVKFHWYGDLLWEKLYKGVQIKDLYTDGDYIIAAGEMEGKALVMKLDGDGNVIKAVTYGPGAFNGLVLGDGKAFLAGVMDDNALAMAVPAGDLTIPACGLVAPVEVTVEDVNFSVSKANLVLTPVESVVTETNAEFVETTAEFNSIKAVAPVFSVSDPEGDDHGPGTYTYPTNAVFNQSGLFDITGMDVYETPNEYVFYFHFKNLGGNPWGGTNGFSLQVIEAYFDFKEGGNTSAIKLAEDKGPGANVQLNRPWDVAFRITGWTSKLVLPDMSTVDIEATADLPTNTVIVKVPKEYLNFTPEAFYAVLVGSQDGYGVDEWRDVQVEAEEWRIGGGDSDAIIAGVAPRVMDLLVPEWFHPTQEEQLSGYNAEAGTLATVNMVPVSENYGFITVESTPSGAEVYIDGEKVGTTPLKYYLVPAGEHEVTVSMPNYHEYKETVTVEPKKIISVTATLEMKTGMLTITSEPTGAEVYIDGEKVGQTPIEKFELPVGSHKIVIKKDGYEDKSLLISISEGEEKTINVELSPKTGMLTVTTEPSGAEVYIDGQKVGTTPLEQYVLPIGKHTVVIKKEGYKEETREVTISEDEEETLHVELTSETGMLTVTTEPSGAEVYIDGQKVGTTPLENFTLPVGTHTVVIKKEGYKEETREVTIEAGKEETIHVELSPLQTTTTTTTTTTTTGSTTTTTTTSEGGGGICGPAALIGLAIIPLLLRRRK; encoded by the coding sequence GTGAAATCCAAGGAGGAATTTAAAAAGATCTGGCGCAGGAAATTACAAGCGCTTCCGCTGATGCTTCTGTTGCTTGGAGGTATCATAGGATTCGGGCTTGGAGTAAATAACGAAGTCGCCAGTGCTTCAGAACCGGCAAGCTTCTTCTGGGCCGCTACCTACACGGCCGAGAAAAGCGAAGCACTATCCCTAGCTTACTCTGACTCAGGCCTTGCCTTCGTTGGTTGGCTCAACGGAGCTGGTGTTGACCACTCAAGCGCGTGGATAGTTAAGGTTAACGAGGATGGAAGCATAGCTTGGCAGAAGGCTGCCAGCGGCAACTATGGCCTCCGCGACATTGAGGCCGCAGGAGACGGGTACATAGCAGTCGGCTGGTTCAACGGGGCTGGTGTTTCCCAGAACGATGCTTGGATCGTTAAGTTTGATAAGGACGGAAACGTTGTGTGGCAGAAGGCCATCGGCGGTGAAGGAGACCAAAAGGCGATTGCCGTCTCTGGAGATTCATACGGAAACGCATTCGTTGGAAGCTACAACGGGTTCCCCTGGATAGCCACCATTGATGAGAACGGGGACATTAACTGGGAAGCCGTCCTTAAGGGTGAGGGCAACTACGGCTTCACCAACGTTCTCAAGGACTACAAGTACTACTACGCCGTCGGCTGGCTCAACGGCGCTCCACTAGTCGTTAAGTTCAGTCCCTCTGGAAGCAGGGCCTACTGGCAGAACGTTGTAGATGTCAACGGAAAGGCCGTCGCGATAACCCCTGCGACTAACGGAACAATTACCGCCGTGATCACAGAAGAGGGGACACTTCTAGTCAAGTTCCACTGGTATGGGGACCTCTTGTGGGAGAAGCTCTACAAGGGCGTCCAGATAAAGGATCTCTACACGGACGGTGACTACATCATTGCAGCCGGCGAGATGGAAGGAAAGGCACTCGTCATGAAGCTTGACGGGGACGGAAACGTCATCAAGGCCGTAACCTATGGTCCTGGGGCTTTCAACGGACTGGTACTGGGCGATGGAAAGGCCTTCCTCGCTGGAGTTATGGACGACAACGCCCTGGCCATGGCTGTCCCCGCTGGAGACCTCACTATCCCGGCATGCGGACTCGTTGCTCCGGTTGAGGTCACAGTCGAGGATGTTAACTTCAGCGTTAGTAAAGCAAACCTCGTCCTCACTCCTGTTGAGTCTGTCGTCACTGAAACGAACGCTGAGTTCGTCGAAACCACCGCGGAGTTCAACTCCATAAAGGCCGTAGCACCGGTTTTCAGCGTCTCAGATCCGGAGGGTGACGACCACGGGCCGGGAACATACACCTACCCGACCAACGCCGTCTTCAACCAGAGCGGGCTCTTTGACATAACTGGAATGGACGTTTACGAGACTCCGAACGAGTACGTCTTCTACTTCCACTTCAAGAACCTCGGTGGCAACCCGTGGGGCGGCACGAATGGCTTCAGCCTGCAGGTTATTGAAGCCTACTTCGACTTCAAGGAGGGTGGAAACACTTCGGCTATTAAGCTCGCTGAGGATAAGGGACCTGGTGCCAACGTGCAGCTCAACAGGCCTTGGGATGTTGCCTTCAGGATAACTGGCTGGACTTCAAAGCTCGTCCTTCCGGACATGAGTACCGTTGACATTGAGGCCACTGCAGACCTCCCGACCAACACCGTCATCGTTAAGGTTCCGAAGGAGTATCTCAACTTTACTCCTGAGGCCTTCTACGCTGTCCTCGTTGGCAGTCAGGATGGGTATGGTGTTGATGAGTGGCGTGATGTTCAGGTTGAGGCTGAGGAGTGGAGGATTGGTGGTGGTGACTCTGATGCCATCATAGCTGGCGTCGCCCCACGCGTCATGGACCTCCTCGTCCCAGAATGGTTCCACCCAACCCAGGAAGAGCAGCTGAGCGGTTATAACGCCGAAGCGGGTACCTTGGCTACTGTCAATATGGTACCAGTCTCTGAGAACTATGGTTTCATCACAGTCGAGTCCACCCCAAGTGGTGCTGAGGTCTACATTGACGGCGAAAAGGTTGGAACCACCCCGCTCAAGTATTACCTTGTCCCGGCTGGGGAGCACGAAGTCACTGTCAGCATGCCAAACTACCACGAGTACAAGGAGACCGTAACCGTGGAGCCCAAGAAAATCATCTCAGTCACTGCAACCCTTGAAATGAAGACTGGCATGCTTACGATTACCAGCGAGCCTACTGGTGCTGAGGTCTACATTGACGGCGAAAAGGTTGGCCAGACCCCGATAGAGAAGTTCGAACTTCCTGTTGGATCCCACAAGATCGTCATCAAGAAGGACGGCTACGAGGACAAGAGTCTCCTCATCTCAATCTCAGAAGGCGAAGAGAAGACTATCAATGTTGAGCTTTCCCCCAAGACCGGTATGCTCACTGTAACCACAGAGCCCAGCGGTGCTGAGGTCTACATTGACGGCCAGAAGGTTGGTACCACCCCGCTTGAGCAGTACGTCCTCCCAATCGGCAAGCACACCGTTGTCATCAAGAAGGAGGGCTACAAGGAGGAGACCCGTGAAGTTACAATCTCAGAAGACGAAGAGGAGACTCTTCACGTCGAGCTCACTTCGGAGACGGGTATGCTCACTGTAACCACAGAGCCCAGCGGTGCTGAGGTCTACATTGATGGTCAGAAGGTTGGAACGACGCCGCTTGAGAACTTTACCCTGCCAGTCGGCACTCACACCGTTGTTATCAAGAAGGAGGGGTACAAGGAAGAGACCCGTGAGGTTACGATCGAGGCAGGAAAAGAAGAAACTATTCACGTCGAGCTTTCCCCACTCCAGACCACTACTACCACAACTACTACGACCACTACAACTGGTTCTACCACTACTACGACCACTACTTCAGAGGGTGGCGGTGGAATCTGCGGTCCAGCGGCCCTGATAGGCCTCGCAATAATCCCACTCCTCCTCAGGAGGAGAAAGTGA
- a CDS encoding redox-regulated ATPase YchF, with translation MEIGVVGKPNVGKSTFFSAATLVDVDIANYPFTTIDANVGVTYAIAEHPCKELNCKPNPQNYEYKDGKALIPIKMIDVAGLVPGAHEGRGLGNKFLDDLRMASALIHVIDATGKTDAEGQPTDYHDPVEDIEFLEREIDYWIYGILKKGWEKFAKRIKLQHMKLEQAIADHLSGIGVTEGDVWEAIHKVSLPGDPTKWSDEDLLAFVRELRKINKPIIIAANKADAASDEQIKRLIEEGKKRGYIVVPTSAVAELTLRKAAKAGFIEYIPGSSDFKILKKMNPKQEKALQLIKEKVLDRFGSTGVQEVINRAVFELLNLIPVYPVQDENKLTDQFGNVLPHVYLLPKGSTPRDLAYKVHTDLGRTFLYAVNARTKKRVGEDYELQFNDIIKIVATAK, from the coding sequence ATGGAGATAGGTGTCGTCGGAAAGCCAAACGTTGGAAAGTCGACTTTCTTCTCAGCGGCCACCCTCGTTGACGTTGACATAGCCAACTACCCGTTCACGACGATAGACGCGAACGTTGGGGTCACCTACGCGATAGCCGAGCACCCCTGCAAAGAGCTCAACTGTAAGCCGAACCCCCAGAACTACGAGTACAAAGATGGAAAGGCCCTGATTCCAATAAAGATGATAGACGTTGCCGGTCTCGTCCCTGGAGCACACGAGGGGCGCGGTCTGGGCAACAAGTTCCTCGACGACCTGAGAATGGCTTCTGCTTTAATCCACGTCATCGACGCGACCGGCAAGACAGACGCTGAAGGACAACCTACCGACTACCACGACCCAGTTGAGGACATCGAGTTCCTTGAGAGGGAGATAGACTACTGGATTTACGGGATACTCAAGAAGGGCTGGGAGAAGTTCGCGAAAAGGATAAAGCTCCAGCACATGAAATTAGAGCAGGCCATAGCAGACCACCTCTCGGGAATCGGCGTAACCGAGGGGGACGTCTGGGAAGCTATCCACAAGGTAAGCCTCCCCGGCGACCCGACTAAATGGAGCGACGAGGATTTGCTCGCCTTCGTCCGCGAGCTGAGGAAGATTAACAAGCCGATAATAATAGCCGCCAACAAGGCTGACGCGGCGAGCGACGAGCAGATAAAGAGGCTCATCGAGGAAGGAAAGAAGAGGGGCTACATCGTCGTTCCCACATCGGCGGTCGCCGAGCTGACCCTCAGGAAGGCAGCCAAAGCAGGTTTCATCGAGTACATCCCCGGCTCAAGTGACTTCAAAATCCTCAAGAAGATGAACCCCAAGCAGGAGAAGGCCCTTCAGCTGATTAAGGAGAAGGTTCTCGACCGCTTCGGCTCGACCGGCGTTCAGGAGGTCATAAACAGGGCAGTCTTCGAGTTGCTCAACCTCATTCCAGTTTACCCGGTTCAGGACGAGAACAAGCTCACAGACCAGTTCGGCAACGTCCTGCCGCACGTCTACCTTCTCCCGAAGGGCTCAACGCCGAGGGATTTGGCCTATAAGGTCCACACCGACCTCGGGAGGACGTTCCTCTACGCTGTGAACGCCAGGACAAAGAAACGCGTCGGAGAGGATTATGAACTGCAGTTTAACGACATAATCAAGATTGTAGCGACTGCAAAGTAA